One Setaria italica strain Yugu1 chromosome II, Setaria_italica_v2.0, whole genome shotgun sequence DNA segment encodes these proteins:
- the LOC111256262 gene encoding leucine-rich repeat extensin-like protein 5, protein MDAEEERLRFSLLAAAPGAPADLPIEGFRRAIAELPVAGSDNFSVRQFWPESFLVSFTSQRARDAAMDARFVQVGDLRFSLRPWTRLVRANAGSCLFRVSLELDGIPAHAWCARTARKILAPGCWVEQVASAPGDGLNLRVMKVQGWTDDLARIPKRCRLWIVEHEQQVSYDDPMMQSIWGNPPPYLRQKKGLFYDIVIRLRHVADFRSRSPTPSPSPPSSDGGSDRDGDPDRYAPGGDGVGPRLHGFPTRQGFEDGSFFSGEDVAASGSCSRRVSSAPPPSQTLRRPDAPVTARSAVASPRPQPLVRPSVPLLGGSDPCVDASGHPVITLAASAMPRPVHCQDSSPPRPVAVAPQGCEHRGSGRLGRRPSADLTPDLFPAIPSSSPPPRDDPMLLETTIVSLLPRDQSPGLDEIGVLQAWEHPTPPCTYSRRPRRSQGLPADPSSSEQVPPTQVMTTPPEP, encoded by the coding sequence atggatgcggaggaggagcgcctTCGGTTTTCTCTATTGGCGGCGGCTCCAGGTGCCCCGGCGGATTTGCCAATTGAGGGCTTTCGCCGCGCGATCGCTGAATTGCCGGTGGCTGGGTCGGACAACTTCTCGGTGCGCCAATTCTGGCCTGAGAGTTTCCTGGTCTCCTTCACGTCGCAGCGCGCCAGAGACGCGGCTATGGATGCGCGGTTTGTGCAGGTTGGCGATCTCCGTTTCTCCCTCCGCCCCTGGACGCGGCTGGTCCGGGCGAACGCCGGCTCTTGCCTCTTTCGTGTGTCTCTAGAGCTGGATGGCATCCCTGCGCACGCTTGGTGCGCCCGCACAGCTAGGAAAATCCTTGCTCCTGGTTGCTGGGTGGAGCAGGTGGCGTCTGCTCCCGGTGACGGGCTGAACCTGCGGGTGATGAAGGTGCAGGGATGGACTGACGACCTGGCCCGTATCCCGAAGCGTTGTAGGCTCTGGATTGTAGAGCATGAACAGCAAGTCTCTTATGACGACCCGATGATGCAGAGTATTTGGGGGAACCCTCCGCCTTACCTACGGCAGAAGAAAGGACTTTTTTATGACATCGTCATCCGGCTTCGCCATGTCGCGGATTTCCGCTCGCGCTCGCCGACACCATCCCCTTCACCCCCGTCCAGCGATGGGGGGTCTGATCGTGATGGTGACCCCGACCGGTACGCCCCTGGAGGGGACGGGGTCGGACCGCGGCTGCACGGTTTCCCCACGCGGCAAGGATTCGAGGACGGCTCCTTCTTCAGCGGTGAAGATGTCGCTGCTTCGGGTTCCTGCTCCAGGCGTGTCtcttcggcgccgccgccgtcccagaCGCTGCGGCGGCCCGACGCCCCTGTGACGGCGCGCTCGGCGGTGGCCTCTCCTCGACCCCAGCCACTCGTCCGCCCGTCGGTACCTCTACTTGGCGGGTCTGACCCCTGTGTGGACGCGTCTGGCCACCCCGTGATCACCCTCGCCGCCTCGGCTATGCCCCGTCCGGTGCATTGCCAGGACTCTTCGCCGCCACGCCCTGTCGCTGTGGCACCGCAGGGATGTGAGCATCGGGGGTCAGGTCGCCTTGGGAGGCGCCCTTCGGCTGACCTCACACCCGATCTGTTCCCGGCCATTCCGTCTTCTTCGCCTCCGCCTCGTGATGATCCAATGTTGCTCGAAACTACCATTGTGTCTCTGTTGCCGAGGGACCAGTCGCCTGGCTTGGATGAGATTGGAGTTCTGCAGGCCTGGGAGCACCCAACCCCTCCCTGCACGTATTCCAGACGTCCCCGTCGCTCGCAGGGGTTGCCGGCGGACCCCTCTTCGTCTGAGCAGGTGCCGCCGACGCAGGTGATGACTACACCTCCGGAACCTTAG